One genomic region from Verrucomicrobiota bacterium encodes:
- the dnaN gene encoding DNA polymerase III subunit beta — MKFKINRDHFSSGLQQVLNVVGTRATMPILSNVLIEANEGYISLTTTNLDMGIQCRIEAQVETAGGITLPVRKLATIIRELPNLDVEVESTSSHRAEISSGGSVFRINGIGPEEFPPLPSFSDDRQFILSQDTLASMLKSVSYGQSTDENRYILNGVYFNFSDGKLTLVATDGRRLALVSEEVDVTEANAGKLILPAKTVAELLRLLGQAEEIKISFNDRQVAFEISTDEEKEGLKDHIYLVSKIVEGNYPNYQQVIPKETHHRIKVGREDLLHCIHRAALVTTDKNNSVTIKIHNDKLEISASSPELGESHESLGGIPFEGSEVKIAFNPQFLMDPLKSLTKDEVFFEFKDELSPGVFRTLESFLCVIMPLRLN; from the coding sequence ATGAAGTTTAAAATTAACCGAGACCATTTCTCTAGTGGATTACAACAGGTCCTCAATGTCGTAGGAACCCGGGCTACCATGCCTATTCTCAGCAATGTCCTGATTGAAGCGAACGAGGGATACATATCACTTACCACTACCAATCTCGATATGGGCATTCAGTGTCGAATCGAGGCTCAAGTGGAAACAGCAGGAGGTATCACCCTTCCTGTCCGCAAGCTGGCGACCATTATTCGTGAACTTCCGAATCTGGATGTTGAAGTAGAGTCCACGTCAAGCCACCGGGCCGAGATCTCTTCTGGAGGATCGGTATTCCGCATAAATGGTATTGGTCCCGAAGAATTTCCTCCTTTGCCTTCCTTTAGTGATGATCGCCAATTTATACTTTCACAAGACACCCTGGCTTCCATGTTGAAGTCGGTGTCTTATGGACAATCTACCGATGAGAACCGCTACATTCTCAACGGCGTTTATTTTAATTTCTCAGATGGAAAGCTCACTTTAGTTGCAACAGACGGTCGAAGACTTGCGCTTGTCAGCGAAGAGGTCGATGTGACCGAAGCGAATGCTGGAAAGCTCATCCTTCCGGCGAAAACGGTTGCCGAGCTGCTTCGTCTTCTCGGACAGGCCGAAGAGATCAAGATTTCATTCAATGATCGACAGGTAGCTTTCGAAATCAGCACAGATGAAGAAAAGGAAGGCCTAAAAGACCACATTTACCTGGTTTCCAAAATAGTTGAAGGCAATTACCCGAACTACCAACAGGTCATTCCAAAAGAAACCCACCACCGCATAAAGGTGGGTCGCGAAGATTTGTTGCACTGTATTCACCGGGCAGCCTTGGTCACGACCGACAAAAATAATTCCGTCACCATAAAGATCCACAACGACAAGTTGGAGATCTCTGCTTCCAGTCCTGAGTTGGGTGAATCTCATGAATCTTTAGGCGGAATTCCTTTTGAAGGCTCCGAAGTTAAAATTGCCTTCAATCCCCAGTTTTTGATGGATCCTTTGAAGAGTCTGACCAAGGACGAAGTATTCTTTGAATTTAAAGACGAGCTCAGCCCAGGCGTTTTCCGGACGTTGGAGAGTTTTCTCTGCGTTATTATGCCGCTAAGGCTCAACTAA